The following proteins are co-located in the Tachysurus vachellii isolate PV-2020 chromosome 17, HZAU_Pvac_v1, whole genome shotgun sequence genome:
- the LOC132860398 gene encoding V-set and immunoglobulin domain-containing protein 10-like 2 has protein sequence MIIGAFQFLPDSGYPTPPNVTISKIIYSGRQRTDVNVEWLVQAYGDVTGFFIERQKLTVPVERSDIVPVWEKVTENLEPSTRSYQITNLDPSTMYAFRVTPVNRRTIGYSSEIKSPVSSPVSKPYILLSDPSPEEGASLWMYCSLNDGTDPIQYTWEHESRSGQVTILAESSSSKINITLITRNHTGWFRCLAKNEVNQQHSDRLWLDVIFGPDLPQIDVTPYSVTNRGYSALERETVSLLCQASSNPPSVYVWFYNNSQVYTGPQLTITKIFRMHTGYYACLAQNTYLNTRSKKTITLTVYYPPDGSPSCSVLPVNNYTDLALSCSWKGGYPSPTLNWSPYVNGDNREEITDITWIQSGPETANNSVFTCYGSHVALNVPQTCVTRTWMPYGEPKCSAYATRNNEFLMLSCSWEGGLPRALLWWASSSGDMQGTSEDNSNMLVLRSSAIYSGKSFVCHAKHPLVKESKQCVLKLEAPVLMTQRSVVSVYEGNDVQLTCILSKNYPAVTKITWYNNLKQNVGETPKKYVLEQAAAWLNLTVRETDSKVDSGQYWCSAANAIGGAEIPVLLLVMSKYAEGACSGLLMPYEFSIYEICFEIVRN, from the exons ATGATCATTGGTGCATTTCAATTTCTTCCTGATTCAGGGTACCCAACACCTCCCAATGTGACCATCAGTAAGATCATATACAGTGGGCGTCAGAGGACAGATGTCAACGTGGAGTGGTTGGTTCAGGCATATGGTGATGTCACTGGGTTTTTCATTGAGCGGCAAAAGCTCACTGTTCCTGTAGAGAGAAGTGACATTGTTCCTGTCTGGGAGAAAGTCACTGAAAATCTGGAACCCAGCACTCGTAGCTACCAGATCACAAATCTTGACCCCAGTACCATGTATGCATTCCGTGTAACACCGGTCAATCGTCGTACTATTGGATATTCTTCTGAGATCAAGAGCCCAG TGTCTTCACCTGTGTCCAAACCCTACATCCTGCTGAGTGACCCGTCACCTGAGGAAGGAGCATCATTATGGATGTACTGTAGTCTGAATGATGGAACAGATCCCATACAGTACACATGGGAGCACGAGAGCCGCAGTGGGCAGGTCACCATTTTAGCTGAGAGCAGCAGTAGTAAAATTAACATCACCTTGATAACACGCAATCACACAGGCTGGTTCAGGTGCCTGGCAAAGAATGAGGTTAATCAGCAGCACAGTGACCGACTCTGGTTAGACGTTATAT TTGGACCAGACCTGCCACAGATTGATGTAACACCCTACTCAGTAACAAATCGAGGATACTCAGCTCTGGAAAGAGAGACTGTTTCCCTCCTATGTCAAGCCTCATCCAACCCTCCCAGTGTGTACGTCTGGTTCTACAACAACTCCCAGGTTTACACTGGACCACAACTTACTATCACTAAAATCTTTCGAATGCACACAGGCTACTATGCCTGTCTGGCCCAGAACACTTACCTGAACACCCGCTCCAAGAAAACCATCACTCTCACCGTCTACT ATCCACCAGATGGAAGTCCATCTTGTTCTGTTCTCCCAGTGAACAACTACACTGACCTAGCTCTGTCCTGTTCATGGAAGGGAGGTTATCCTTCACCCACCCTGAACTGGAGTCCATATGTAAATGGAGACAACAGAGAGGAAATTACTGACATCACTTGGATTCAATCAGGGCCTGAGACAGCTAACAACTCTGTATTCACCTGCTATGGCTCGCATGTTGCGCTAAACGTTCCCCAAACCTGTGTCACTAGAACTT GGATGCCTTATGGAGAACCCAAGTGTTCTGCATATGCGACACGTAATAACGAgttcctgatgctgtcctgttcCTGGGAGGGTGGTTTGCCTCGGGCTCTACTGTGGTGGGCTTCTAGCTCGGGAGACATGCAGGGAACATCTGAGGACAACTCTAACATGTTGGTCCTGCGTTCCAGTGCCATTTACAGCGGCAAATCATTTGTTTGTCATGCCAAACATCCATTAGTTAAAGAGAGCAAGCAGTGTGTGCTAAAGTTAG AGGCACCAGTGTTGATGACTCAACGCAGTGTGGTTTCAGTGTATGAAGGCAATGATGTCCAGCTCACCTGCATCCTGAGTAAAAACTACCCAGCGGTCACAAAGATCACCTGGTATAATAACTTAAAGCAGAACGTTGGTGAGACACCGAAGAAATATGTCCTCGAGCAAGCTGCCGCTTGGTTGAACTTAACTGTAAGAGAAACAGACAGCAAGGTGGACAGTGGACAGTACTGGTGTTCGGCTGCTAATGCTATCGGAGGAGCAGAGATTCCTGTCTTGCTTCTAGTTATGAGTAAGTATGCTGAGGGTGCTTGTTCAGGCCTATTAATGCCTTATGAATTCTCTATTTATGAAATATGCTTTGAAATAGTGAGAAACTGA
- the LOC132860395 gene encoding hemicentin-1-like, which produces MIQGLSHFSLPIFILPLLQGLEITDPGQVLYKEDRISGVVENEVILKCGSTLPDVYIWSFTKPGTETIRAVVYNFGKGPKLQQLAQDLGDLNIISSSASLYIEKLPLAAEGLYTCQALYDTNAGAKLYYYYTYLRVLVPVSKPYILQSDSSAVEGFSFWMHCTLENGTEPIHYVWEQENRSGQVSIQAESNSSLLNMTLVTRNHTGWFRCMARNEVNEQRSDWIWLDVLYGPDLPLINSTTYTVTSEGYSVLEKRNISLMCQASSNPPSQYTWFYNNSEIYSGPELTITNILRADTGYYACLAQNTDLNTRSKKTITLSVYYPPDGVPACSIFPVKNYTELAFFCSWKGGYPPSTLKWSPYVNGENGQGVINVTQIKPGLEIANNSVFTCYGSHVALNITQNCSTRTWQPYGEIQCSANSSHSNEHVMLSCSWDGGFPQALLWWASSSGEMQGTSKEESNILVLNSSASFNGKIFVCNAKHPLIKESKQCVIKLETPVLKTQHSMVSVYEGNDVQLNCILSKNYPPITEITWYNNSKQNVGETPKKYVLQQDAAWFNLTVKETDSNMDSGQYWCSAANAIGKAEIPILLLVMRYPLPPNVTISKLIYSGRYRTDVDMEWQIQMDANLTGFFIEYQRIPDPVEKSGFAPLWQKVAENLEPSTRSYQITNLDPTSKYAFRVTAINHRTVGNPAVVMSPVSVPVSKPYIILSDSSPLEGTSVWIRCVLENGTDPIYYLWEQESRSGLVTTLAKSNSSLINITWVTRNHSGWLRCLARNEVNEQRSDQMWLDVIYGPDVPQIHATGYSNMGYSVLEKGNISLMCQASSNPSSQYIWFYNNSQVYAGPQLTITKIVRMQSGNYTCLAENTYLNTLAEKTITLTVYYPPDGFPSCTMFPANNYSDLALFCSWDGGYPSATLNWGPYVNVNGDIKEVTTNITQIQPGSDTANNSVFTCYGSHVALNSTQRCNTRTWLPYGEPKCSANSSLNNEYLMLSCSWDGGFPRALLWWTSSSGEIQGTSELDTNTLILNSSANYSGKTFVCHSKHPLVKEGKQCSLKLEAPVLMTQHSVVSVFEGTDALLTCILSKNYPVVPEITWYNNMKQKVGVNGRKYIIQQAPVWSLTVRQTDGMVDIGQYWCSATNAVGAAEIPVVLLVIVPVSKPTILLSDSPMEGMSVSMRCVVEKGTEPINFTWEQESQTGLITTLAKENSSVVSFNRVSRNHTGWFRCLARNEVNQQRSDRIWLNVLFGPDLPQIDVSAYSVTDHGYTALENGNISLMCQASSNPPSQYVWFYNNSQVYIGSKLTIPKILRMQAGFYACLAQNANLNTRSKKTVTITVYYPPDGAPSCSIFPINNYTDLALVCTWVSGYPPPNLTWSPYVNGDNPQRLANITRILPGSEISNNSVFTCYGTHVALKDPQSCSNRIWMPYGEPQCFAYATRNNEYLMLSCSWEGGVPRALLWWVSSSGQIQGTSEENSNILFLRSSANYSGKAFICHAKHPLVRDSKQCVLKLEAPVLMTQRSMVSVFEGNDVQLTCILSKNYPAVTEITWYNNLKVDVGETPKKYILQQGATWFNLTVRETDSMVDSGQYWCSATNAVGGAEIPVSLLVKRYPMPPNVTISKITYSSQQRTDVMLEWLVQSNGDLTGFFIERQSLRVGKSDVVPVWQKVVVDLIPSTRSYKITNLDPSGKYAFRVTAVNHRTTGHPSEVKSPAQPPFKAYPAVIGAAIGGMLMATLTTVLLFIYVLRNRNNLPRLHSILFGMQNSQSRENINFPEDEVVSGAEEERHREDTNSPKSDSNNHLN; this is translated from the exons ATGATACAGGGACTGTCTCATTTCTCTCTACCTATTTTTATACTTCCTCTTCTGCAAG GCTTGGAGATCACAGACCCTGGGCAAGTTTTGTACAAGGAGGACAGAATCAGTGGTGTGGTGGAAAATGAAGTAATCCTTAAATGTGGCTCCACCCTCCCTGATGTCTATATCTGGAGTTTCACCAAACCAGGCACCGAGACGATCCGGGCTGTGGTGTATAACTTTGGAAAGggtccaaagctacaacaactGGCCCAGGACTTGGGTGACCTGAACATCATCAGTAGCAGTGCCTCCTTGTACATAGAAAAGCTTCCTTTAGCAGCAGAGGGTTTATACACCTGCCAGGCTCTGTACGACACCAATGCAGGAGCCAAGCTTTATTACTACTATACGTATCTGCGTGTTCTAG TGCCTGTCTCCAAACCATATATTCTGCAAAGTGACTCCTCAGCAGTTGAGGGTTTTTCATTTTGGATGCACTGCACTCTGGAGAATGGCACAGAACCCATACACTATGTCTGGGAACAGGAAAACCGCAGTGGGCAGGTCAGCATACAGGCTGAAAGCAACAGCAGTCTGCTTAACATGACTTTGGTCACCCGCAACCACACAGGGTGGTTCAGGTGCATGGCCAGGAATGAGGTCAATGAGCAGCGCAGTGACTGGATCTGGTTAGACGTCTTAT atGGACCTGATCTTCCACTGATCAATAGCACAACATATACAGTAACGTCTGAAGGATATTCAGttctggaaaaaagaaacatctcTCTCATGTGTCAAGCCTCCTCTAACCCTCCTAGCCAGTACACCTGGTTCTACAACAACTCAGAGATCTACTCTGGACCAGAGCTCACCATTACCAACATCCTACGTGCAGACACAGGCTACTATGCCTGCTTGGCCcagaacactgaccttaacacACGGTCTAAAAAAACCATTACTCTCTCCGTCTACT ACCCACCAGATGGTGTGCCAGCTTGCTCCATCTTCCCAGTTAAGAACTACACAGAGCTGGCCTTCTTCTGCTCATGGAAGGGAGGTTATCCTCCATCTACTCTCAAATGGAGTCCATATGTAAATGGCGAGAATGGACAGGGTGTAATTAATGTCACTCAGATTAAACCAGGACTGGAGATTGCTAACAACTCTGTATTCACCTGCTATGGCTCACATGTTGCATTAAACATCACTCAGAACTGCAGTACCAGGACAT GGCAACCATATGGAGAAATCCAGTGTTCTGCGAATTCTAGCCACAGTAATGAGCATGTGATGCTGTCCTGTTCATGGGATGGTGGCTTTCCTCAGGCTTTGCTATGGTGGGCTTCCAGTTCTGGAGAGATGCAGGGTACATCAAAGGAAGAAAGCAACATCTTGGTCCTGAATTCAAGTGCTTCATTCAATGgcaaaatatttgtgtgtaatgCCAAACATCCACTgataaaagaaagcaagcagtGTGTGATCAAATTGG AGACACCAGTGTTAAAGACTCAGCACAGTATGGTTTCAGTGTATGAGGGCAATGATGTCCAGCTCAACTGTATTTTGAGCAAGAACTACCCACCAATCACAGAGATCACCTGGTATAACAACTCAAAGCAGAATGTTGGTGAAACACCCAAAAAGTATGTCCTGCAGCAAGATGCTGCCTGGTTTAACCTTACAGTGAAGGAGACAGACAGCAATATGGACAGTGGACAGTACTGGTGTTCAGCTGCTAATGCTATTGGAAAAGCAGAGATTCCCATTTTGCTTCTGGTGATGA GATACCCGTTGCCTCCAAATGTTACAATCAGTAAGCTCATATACAGTGGGCGTTATAGAACAGACGTTGATATGGAATGGCAAATTCAGATGGACGCTAATCTCACTGGGTTCTTCATCGAATATCAAAGGATCCCTGACCCTGTAGAGAAGAGTGGATTTGCACCTCTCTGGCAAAAAGTGGCAGAAAATCTGGAGCCCAGCACCCGCAGTTACCAGATCACTAACCTGGATCCAACCAGCAAATATGCCTTTCGCGTAACAGCTATCAATCACAGAACTGTTGGAAATCCAGCAGTAGTCATGAGTCCTG tttcagttccAGTTTCTAAGCCATACATCATACTGAGTGACTCATCACCTCTGGAAGGTACATCAGTGTGGATACGCTGTGTTCTCGAAAATGGTACAGATCCCATTTACTACCTCTGGGAACAAGAGAGCCGTAGCGGCCTGGTCACCACATTGGCAAAGAGCAACAGCAGTCTAATTAACATCACTTGGGTGACACGTAACCACTCTGGATGGCTCAGGTGTCTTGCCAGGAATGAGGTCAATGAGCAACGCAGTGACCAAATGTGGTTGGATGTTATAT ATGGCCCTGATGTGCCTCAGATACATGCTACTGGCTATTCAAACATGGGATACTCAGTCCTTGAGAAAGGGAATATCTCCCTTATGTGTCAAGCCTCCTCTAACCCTTCTAGTCAATACATTTGGTTCTACAACAATTCCCAGGTCTACGCTGGACCACAGCTTACTATCACCAAGATAGTCAGAATGCAGTCAGGGAACTACACCTGTCTGGCTGAGAACACTTACCTGAACACTCTCGCTGAGAAAACAATAACACTCACAGTTTATT ATCCACCAGATGGCTTTCCATCATGTACCATGTTCCCAGCCAATAACTACTCTGACTTGGCTCTCTTCTGTTCCTGGGATGGAGGTTACCCCTCAGCTACCTTGAACTGGGGTCcatatgtgaatgtgaatggaGACATCAAAGAGGTTACCACTAATATTACTCAAATTCAGCCAGGGTCTGATACGGCTAACAATTCGGTATTTACATGCTATGGTTCACATGTTGCATTAAACAGCACCCAAAGATGCAACACCAGGACAT GGTTGCCCTATGGAGAACCCAAATGTTCTGCAAATTCCAGTCTTAATAATGAGTACCTGATGCTTTCCTGCTCTTGGGATGGTGGTTTTCCTCGGGCTTTGCTGTGGTGGACCTCCAGTTCAGGGGAGATACAGGGAACATCTGAGTTAGACACCAACACCCTGATCCTGAATTCCAGTGCTAACTACAGCggtaaaacatttgtttgtcatTCCAAACATCCACTGGTTAAAGAGGGCAAGCAATGCAGCTTAAAATTGG AGGCACCAGTCTTGATGACTCAGCACAGTGTGGTTTCGGTCTTTGAAGGCACTGATGCTCTACTCACTTGCATACTGAGTAAAAACTACCCTGTGGTGCCAGAGATCACCTGGTACAACAATATGAAGCAAAAAGTGGGGGTCAATGGCAGGAAATATATCATACAGCAAGCTCCTGTATGGTCCTTAACTGTGCGACAGACAGATGGTATGGTGGACATTGGACAGTACTGGTGTTCTGCTACCAATGCTGTTGGAGCAGCAGAGATCCCAGTCGTGCTGCTGGTGATAG TGCCAGTTTCCAAACCCACCATCCTTCTAAGTGACTCCCCAATGGAAGGCATGTCAGTGTCAATGCGCTGCGTTGTGGAAAAGGGCACAGAACCTATTAACTTCACATGGGAGCAGGAGAGCCAGACTGGGCTGATCACAACACTGGCCAAGGAAAACAGCAGTGTGGTTAGTTTTAACCGGGTCTCACGTAACCACACTGGCTGGTTCAGGTGCCTGGCCAGGAATGAGGTCAATCAGCAGCGCAGTGACCGGATCTGGCTGAATGTCTTAT TTGGTCCAGATTTACCTCAGATAGATGTCTCAGCCTACTCGGTAACAGATCATGGATACACAGCTCTGGAAAATGGAAACATCTCCCTTATGTGTCAAGCCTCGTCTAACCCTCCCAGCCAGTATGTCTGGTTCTACAACAACTCCCAGGTCTACATTGGATCAAAACTCACCATCCCCAAGATCCTCCGTATGCAAGCAGGCTTCTACGCCTGTCTGGCCCAGAATGCTAATCTCAACACCCGCTCCAAGAAAACTGTCACTATCACTGTCTACT ATCCACCAGATGGTGCTCCATCATGTTCCATATTCCCAATAAATAACTACACTGATCTGGCTCTGGTTTGTACCTGGGTGAGTGGATATCCACCACCAAATCTAACCTGGAGTCCATATGTGAACGGAGACAATCCACAGCGACTCGCTAACATCACTCGAATTTTGCCGGGGTCAGAGATCTCTAACAACTCTGTATTTACCTGCTATGGCACACATGTTGCTCTAAAGGATCCCCAGAGCTGCAGCAATAGGATAT GGATGCCTTATGGGGAACCTCAGTGTTTTGCATATGCGACTCGTAATAACGAGTACCTGATGCTGTCCTGCTCTTGGGAGGGTGGTGTCCCTCGGGCTCTGCTGTGGTGGGTGTCCAGTTCAGGACAGATTCAGGgaacatctgaggagaactccAACATCCTGTTCCTGCGTTCCAGTGCCAACTACAGCGGCAAAGCCTTCATATGTCACGCCAAACATCCACTAGTTAGAGACAGcaagcagtgtgtgttaaaatTGG AGGCACCAGTGTTGATGACTCAGCGCAGTATGGTTTCAGTATTTGAGGGTAATGATGTCCAGCTCACCTGCATCCTGAGCAAGAATTATCCTGCAGTCACAGAAATCACCTGGTACAATAACTTAAAGGTGGACGTTGGTGAGACGCCTAAGAAATACATCCTTCAGCAAGGAGCCACCTGGTTTAACTTGACTGTCAGGGAGACAGACAGCATGGTGGACAGTGGACAGTACTGGTGTTCTGCAACTAATGCAGTTGGAGGAGCAGAGATTCCTGTCTCGCTTTTggtgaaaa GATACCCAATGCCTCCAAACGTGACCATCAGTAAGATCACATACAGCAGCCAGCAGAGGACAGATGTCATGTTGGAGTGGTtggtccagagtaatggagaccTCACAGGGTTCTTTATTGAGCGTCAGAGTCTCCGTGTAGGCAAGAGTGATGTTGTTCCTGTCTGGCAGAAAGTGGTAGTAGATCTGATTCCAAGCACACGGAGCTATAAGATCACCAATCTGGATCCTAGCGGGAAATATGCATTCCGTGTGactgctgtcaatcacagaaCCACTGGACATCCATCAGAGGTCAAGAGCCCAG CACAGCCACCCTTTAAAGCTTATCCTGCTGTTATTGGAGCAGCTATTGGAGGCATGCTTATGGCAACATTAACTACAGTCCTGCTCTTCATTTACGTGCTGAGGAATCGCAACAACCTTCCTC GTCTCCATAGCATTTTATTTGGCAT GCAGAACAGCCAGTCGAGAGAAAATATCAACTTTCCTGAAGATGAGGTGGTTAGCGGTGCAGAggaagaaagacacagagaagaTACAAATTCCCCAAAGTCAGATTCAAATAATCATCTTAACTAG
- the LOC132860396 gene encoding V-set and immunoglobulin domain-containing protein 10-like 2, protein MPPNVTISKITYSSQQRTDVMLEWLVQSNGDLTGFFIERQSLRVGKSDGVPVWQKVVVDLVPSTRSYKITNLDPSGKYAFRVTAVNHRTTGHPSEVKSPANPRFKAYSAVIGAAIGGMLLATLSTVLLFIFVLRNRNNSPRLHNMIFGRYNSQSRENINLPEDEVVRGSEEEGGRGQTKPGTFIIISLLFRIPNLIILTFFRNITGPAKIGLNVQHIFP, encoded by the exons ATGCCTCCAAACGTGACCATCAGTAAGATCACATACAGCAGCCAGCAGAGGACAGATGTCATGTTGGAGTGGTtggtccagagtaatggagaccTCACAGGGTTCTTTATTGAGCGTCAGAGTCTCCGTGTAGGCAAGAGTGATGGTGTTCCTGTCTGGCAGAAAGTGGTAGTAGATCTGGTTCCAAGCACACGGAGCTATAAGATCACCAATCTGGATCCTAGCGGGAAATATGCATTCCGTGTGactgctgtcaatcacagaaCCACTGGACATCCATCAGAGGTCAAGAGCCCAG CAAACCCACGCTTCAAAGCTTATTCTGCTGTTATTGGAGCAGCGATTGGGGGGATGCTTCTGGCAACATTATCTACAGttcttctcttcatttttgtGCTGCGGAATCGTAACAACAGTCCTC GTCTTCACAACATGATATTTGGCAG GTATAACAGCCAGTCCAGAGAAAATATCAACCTCCCAGAGGATGAGGTTGTCAGAGGATCAGAAGAGGAAGGAGGCAGAGGACAGACAAAGCCAGGTACGTTTATCATAATTTCTTTACTCTTTAGAATTCCTAATTTAATAATTCTCACCTTTTTCAGGAACATCACTGGCCCAGCCAAGATCGGCCTCAATGTACAGCACATCTTCCCCTGA